From one Mya arenaria isolate MELC-2E11 chromosome 4, ASM2691426v1 genomic stretch:
- the LOC128231264 gene encoding fibrinolytic enzyme, isozyme C-like codes for MYMMANTCLLWLKAGYMLHSVHRRRTMQGTQETLCFVLLILVFVHVRAPPPARIINGEDAAPGSHPHQVALHWDRNAYYGISGQDWRFVCGGSVIGVRVILTAAHCVDFAPDNQFRVVINDHVRNVDEGAEQIIGVDKIILHEQYVGGLDYTRSAYPNDIAILVLAADVGDTSTIIPLDDGSSGDRVDEKCVISGWGRNDTDGDLPLTLQEREMTVLAEFVCTLYWGSSVFAGHICVYDGSNSTTGGSACNGDSGGPLVCGGRLAGVTSWGIDGCRLADTGEFLPSVYARVTYYLPWIEITLKRFTSGRG; via the exons atgtatatgatgGCAAATACCTGTCTTCTGTGGTTGAAAGCTGGTTATATGTTGCATTCAGTTCATAGGCGTCGTACAATGCAGGGCACGCAGGAGACGTTGTGTTTCGTGTTGTTGATATTAGTGTTTGTTCATGTGCGAG CACCGCCCCCTGCCCGAATAATCAATGGTGAAGACGCGGCTCCGGGGTCGCACCCCCACCAGGTGGCGCTACACTGGGACCGGAACGCCTACTACGGCATCAGCGGCCAAGACTGGCGTTTCGTGTGCGGCGGATCCGTCATCGGTGTCCGCGTCATTCTCACCGCCGCCCATTGTGTCGACTTTGC ACCGGACAACCAATTCCGGGTAGTGATAAACGATCACGTTCGTAATGTGGACGAAGGCGCCGAACAGATCATTGGTGTGGACAAAATCATACTG CACGAGCAATACGTGGGCGGCCTGGACTACACGAGATCGGCTTACCCGAATGACATCGCCATCCTCGTGCTGGCCGCGGACGTGGGCGACACCTCTACTATCATTCCTCTCGATGACGGTTCTTCCGGGGACCGTGTTGATGAGAAATGCGTCATCTCAGGCTGGGGACGCAATG ACACGGACGGGGATCTGCCATTGACGCTGCAGGAGCGGGAGATGACGGTGCTAGCGGAGTTTGTGTGCACCCTCTATTGGGGGAGTTCAGTGTTCGCGGGACACATCTGCGTCTACGATGGCTCCAATAGCACAACTGGAGGTTCGGCCTGCAAT GGTGACAGTGGCGGTCCACTGGTGTGTGGCGGTCGGCTGGCAGGCGTGACGTCATGGGGGATTGACGGATGCCGACTGGCGGACACGGGCGAGTTCCTGCCCTCTGTGTACGCACGCGTCACCTACTATCTCCCCTGGATAGAGATCACGCTCAAAAGATTCACTTCCGGCAGGGGGTAA